gcaccatcagactaccatttatttcgatctttgcagaactccttaaatggtaaaactttcggcaatgatgaggctataaaattgcacttggttcagttttttgcaaataaaggccagaagttctatgagcggggaatactaaatttgcctggaagatggcaaaaggttatcgaacaaaatggcaattatatatttgattaaagttcattctaagttttattacaaatgcatttactttcttttaaaaaatccgcaattaccttttgggcaacccaaaatattggtctctttgctagctatatctacaataaatacagaccaatctgaaccatatacgaaacggatgttgcaaagactaacataagttactgtgtcaaatttcagcgaaacttgattataaatgcgtcttttatggggccaagaactcaaatcgagggatcggtcagtatggcagctatattcaagtcaagaccgatttgggccaaattgaagaagggtgtcgaacacaactcactgtccaagcCATCGCCGACaacggacagtaaatgcgtcttttatgggcccaaaacctgaaatcgagagatcggtttatatgacagcaataattaaatctgaaccgatctgagctaaattgcagaaaaatttcgaagagcctaacacaacttactgtcccaaatttcgccgacatcggacaataaatgcgccttttacgggcgcaaaaccctaaatcgagaaatcggtctatatatcagcaatatccaaatctggatcgatctgagccaaattgcagaaggatgtcgaagagcctaacacaactcactatcctaaatttcgatgaaataggacaataaataagcctttcatggtcccaaaaccttaaatcaagagatcggtaagtcagcaatatccaaatctggaccgatctgagccaaattgcagaaagatgtcgatgaaccttacacaactcaccgtcccaaatttcggcaaaatcggacaataaataagtgtttcacgccttttatggcgccaagaccttaaatctagagatcggtctatatggcagctatatccaaatctggactgatcggaGCCCAATTGAAGAAGGGGGTCGAGTggactaacgcaactcactatcccaaatttacatatactttatagggtcgcaagtcaatatttcgaggtgttacaaacggaatggctagattagtatacccccatccaatggtgccTCTTGCGAAgttaataaaaatttgtcttagggcaaagattcctggacATAGCCTGTTGCAAGTTGCAAGTTGTTTCAAGTTGTAAGTCCACTGAATAAGGCCTTCACGGCGCCAATCATGGAGAAGTTGGAAACTCTTGGCATCAATGCGACCATAGGAAAGCTTattaatttcattctttctacATTACAGCAGAttatgggatctgtagatcCACAGAGATGGGTCAGTAGAAGGAAAATCCAATAAGGTGTACAATTTTCGACAAGgtctacaatttttttttgggaatataGGCATGTACTTGTATGCTTTATGCGTATCGTGAACAGTATTGCCGTTTCTGGTagattcctaccaaaattggtaggtttttattctcttggtaggctgacctcaatttttggtaggttttttcaacAATACCAAgttatttacttaaaaaatctgCGAATATAACTCAAATCatttcacttcttgtcgtttctgtgtattcgttaagagtgcagaattaaaccatgtcgaagagccaaataCCATTACAAGAGGGTTTCACTACTTCAAACATGAGGAAAAAGGCGTAAGCTTagatattgactgtaactggcacaagtgttaagggatctcttccaaatttcgtcaatTCTGGGCAACAAATGGGGCTTTGGTGTGTGCAGTGCCTTCAATCGGAATgctgggttatatggcagctgcatataAATATGGTCAAATCTGGTCCATACTCAGACGTTGAGGGGTGCATGCAACTCAATGGCACGGTGAAAATTGACAATAAAAGCTTATTtctcaaacccttaaatcgctTTTTTCAAACTAggcacggttgttcattgaaaacaggacaaaaatacgacttttatgaaCTTTAGGTTGTAGAGCGTTTTCaccaaacagacggacggatatattCAGATCGACAGAATGACGGTCTAGTATGCACACTTTGTAGAGttgaaaatttacaatttaatgAATTAGAAATGGAACGGCAAAATAGCCAACTCTTCGatgggggtataaaaacatgtatgGCATTTTTGGcctgtagaacatttggtaggttttggttgggttgggtaggatttttcttaaatttcgaGTGGCAACATCGTGAACTGGCaagcagaaggagttccactttatctGCTGATTGCTTTAAAGACTTGAGGGAATATGCGAAAGCGAACATTAGCAAATTATTAGACGTTTTGAAGCAATCTGGCTGGTTCAATGATAGAAACTAGGAGTCATCTTCCTTCTACGGTTCCTTTGTTATGACGATGGTCAAAATAGAGTCGGATTGTACCACTTACACTCAACCTAATATCCTCTATGGTTATGACTATGTGTATaagcatctcccgatttgcaccCCACAATACCCTAAACACTTAAATTTTCTACCGTTATTagcgaaatttggcatggtttCATTTATTCTTCATCTGTACATCTTAGCTAAGTAATCATCAATGATTGACAAAAAGTTCCCATGAATATTTTTTAACTTCTTTGTTTGCAGGAATGTACTCTGGACAAGATGAAATCAATTCACACATGGCTCTTTGAGTTGAACAGTTTTTCTTATTTCGATACGGGATCAAGTAAAAGTCCGCTGATGAATTGTCAAAAGGTGGTGGCGAGGAATGGTGAGCCTATGATTATATGTCCAATCACAACTATTCATTGATCTTTATGACATTATTTTCAGTAACTCATAATCGCTTAGTTACTGCACGCTTCTGTCAACTGAATACGGGCGAAACGGATGCCTGCAACATTTTACGCTCGAAATTACGTTCCGATGCTGCCAAGTACCGGAAATCGATGAACTACAACAATTACAAGAACTCTAATGGCAGAGGGGAAGCTGAAGAAATCGTACCAGATTCAGATGCGGAGTTTCATTGCTCAATATGTCACACGGACAATTGTAATGGAGCTGCGGAAGTTAGAAGTGTAGCTATGATGATTGCCAGCGTTGCACTGCTGCATGGCCTCATGGCGGGACATCTACGACAAGCGATCTGCCACAGAATGTGGTGAAAATCTCAAGTATAAATTGCTTAGAAGTTAAATGACAGATATATTGTTAACATTTACAATGTAGAGTTCGCTCGGTTTTAGTTTCTGTAGGATTTATGTCAAATATTTTGGGCATTTCTTAAGTTCTattccttttgtttttttcttttgttattaaaCATAccataaatattttatacttAACTGTGGTGTAAATCGCAAATTgttagcaataaaaaaaaacataataataaaaccaatttaaataaaaaacgaaaGTGAAATACTTCACCGATTGTCAATGTATATAAGctaatttatatttatattagtTGAATgaaacaaatagaaaaacaaggaAACGCAGCAACAAAACCCAAAACAAACGatttatatgtatgtaaataGGCCTTACTAGATGTATGACATGCTACAGCTAAATACGACATTAAAAAGCGGCGGTAAACCAAAAACTAACATAAAAATCATCATActggcatttttaataaaaaagcaaaatggaaaacaaatatttatcatgtttaaaaaaaaaacaaataatggaATATATGCTTAGTTTGAGCAGCAAGAAAAACTCCTAAATATTATTACACATCACAATGGTCACAATTGAATATTCTGTTCTTTACATTAGGATCACAACTGGAAAATTTGTTGGTATACTAAATCAAACAACAGTTTCGAGCAAATCGTATTTAATTCAATTGTCTAATAACTGGAAATAAGGTAGTTGCTATGCAATAAAGTCTTTGCAGAGGTCATCCGTAAAAAAAGATTATTTTGATTCTTTTATGTTGATATAGCATTGTTTAGAGTGAAAGTAAAACTGATTGCATTTAATTCTAGAAAAGTTCCTGATGTCATATCAACGATACACAATGATTAAAAGCAAAATAAGTGGACAAAAGTTCATTACTTTagaactatgggttgcccaaaaagtaattgcggat
The Stomoxys calcitrans chromosome 3, idStoCalc2.1, whole genome shotgun sequence genome window above contains:
- the LOC106088069 gene encoding uncharacterized protein LOC106088069; this encodes MALNPLNKNLVKFSILTIILQFISNGSAIKCFVCDSDDNPSCADLKSNASIVAEECTLDKMKSIHTWLFELNSFSYFDTGSSKSPLMNCQKVVARNVTHNRLVTARFCQLNTGETDACNILRSKLRSDAAKYRKSMNYNNYKNSNGRGEAEEIVPDSDAEFHCSICHTDNCNGAAEVRSVAMMIASVALLHGLMAGHLRQAICHRMW